A DNA window from Pseudomonas wuhanensis contains the following coding sequences:
- a CDS encoding DotU family type IV/VI secretion system protein, with product MSEGNVGTGTRGLHEAPLSSAFRQAWQQWSQDWNQLPKDSEDEALVDAVVELSTQISQRLWRTAFAKVGDAATEQVKALVYAFVALVDETLLFTPWPGQSAWQEKPLESRLYASRQAGERIPLAIKELLDEQIPTTRDLANVYLQCLVLGFRGRLRGEQNQAQHEKWRLALFTFAWQHEADYADVSARLEQPSAVPPMQLSVRLSLPDGFRLGLGILAMVLLLTGLGQLFWRDIRLELEPVLQMTDSVTASEQDS from the coding sequence ATGTCTGAGGGCAATGTCGGGACGGGTACACGAGGCCTCCACGAAGCGCCGCTGAGCAGTGCTTTTCGCCAGGCCTGGCAGCAATGGTCCCAGGACTGGAACCAGTTGCCCAAGGACAGCGAGGACGAAGCGCTGGTGGACGCGGTGGTCGAGCTCTCCACGCAAATCTCCCAACGCCTTTGGCGAACCGCCTTCGCCAAAGTCGGTGACGCCGCCACCGAGCAAGTCAAAGCGCTGGTCTACGCCTTTGTCGCGCTGGTCGATGAAACCTTGCTGTTTACGCCTTGGCCGGGCCAATCGGCCTGGCAGGAAAAACCCTTGGAATCGAGGCTGTACGCCAGCCGTCAGGCCGGTGAGCGGATACCGCTGGCGATCAAGGAACTGCTGGATGAGCAGATCCCCACCACTCGCGATCTGGCCAATGTTTATTTGCAATGTCTGGTGCTGGGGTTTCGGGGACGTCTGCGCGGTGAACAGAATCAGGCCCAACATGAAAAATGGCGCCTGGCGCTGTTCACCTTTGCCTGGCAGCACGAGGCGGATTATGCCGACGTCAGTGCCCGGCTCGAACAGCCTTCGGCGGTGCCACCGATGCAATTGTCGGTGCGCCTTTCATTGCCCGACGGTTTTCGCCTGGGTCTGGGGATTCTCGCCATGGTCCTGCTGCTGACCGGGTTGGGGCAGTTGTTTTGGCGTGACATTCGTCTGGAGCTCGAACCGGTCTTGCAGATGACCGATTCCGTGACCGCCTCGGAGCAAGACTCATGA
- the tssK gene encoding type VI secretion system baseplate subunit TssK — protein sequence MSLLPDAVCWHEGMQLLPQHFQLQGLRAEALVAHFAQACNPWFWGVTRVEFDPSALSAGLVRLINLQATLPDGLPVNLQAGVGPMLELDVSEAIDATDNATVTVYLAISPLWRAGQLLPLKGRLQSVVGDALPDLTSGEYPESITVWRPNPRLCTQLNKADSVCLPLLRIRKEGGGFLQLPYTPPTPCLLPESVVGRRVAALCARAREKCMFLAGRLRQAQQAGNQDDALEIRRQLTALWARLPEVEGLLNSRVATPQALYGLLLGLAGAWSALDPLAGVPAFAPLDFLELQRGYEAVLDWLEKTLELIRAGYRSLAFERSEQAFSIQLPDDQPSQRLVIGLRMPNGASEQAASEWLRGAIIASQPHIALLSRQRMSGLSHQAMSRNEQVAYSVGDDTRLFVVMAEGQWFDGQLPLLIAAPASRLASSPWQVVLFVAQASESA from the coding sequence ATGAGTCTGCTACCTGACGCGGTTTGCTGGCATGAGGGCATGCAGTTGTTGCCCCAGCATTTTCAGTTGCAAGGGCTGCGGGCCGAGGCGCTGGTGGCGCATTTCGCCCAAGCCTGTAATCCGTGGTTCTGGGGCGTGACTCGCGTTGAGTTCGATCCCTCGGCATTGAGTGCCGGGCTGGTACGACTGATCAATTTACAGGCGACCTTGCCGGACGGTTTGCCGGTCAATCTGCAGGCTGGTGTCGGGCCGATGCTGGAGCTCGACGTCAGTGAAGCGATCGACGCCACGGACAACGCCACCGTTACCGTTTACCTGGCGATCAGTCCGCTGTGGCGCGCCGGTCAATTGCTGCCGCTCAAGGGCCGATTGCAATCGGTGGTCGGCGATGCGCTGCCGGACCTCACCAGTGGCGAGTACCCCGAATCGATCACGGTCTGGCGTCCGAATCCGCGTTTGTGCACGCAATTGAACAAGGCGGATTCCGTCTGTCTGCCACTGCTGAGAATTCGCAAGGAGGGCGGCGGCTTTCTTCAGTTGCCGTACACCCCGCCGACGCCGTGCCTGTTGCCCGAGTCGGTAGTGGGTCGGCGCGTGGCGGCGCTGTGTGCCCGGGCGCGGGAGAAATGCATGTTCCTCGCCGGTCGTTTGCGTCAGGCGCAGCAGGCCGGCAATCAGGACGACGCGCTGGAAATTCGTCGCCAGTTGACGGCGCTCTGGGCGCGGTTGCCGGAAGTCGAAGGCCTGCTGAACAGTCGAGTGGCCACGCCTCAGGCACTCTATGGTTTGCTGCTCGGCCTGGCCGGCGCCTGGTCGGCGCTCGATCCATTGGCCGGTGTTCCGGCGTTCGCCCCGCTGGATTTTCTGGAGTTGCAGCGAGGCTATGAAGCGGTGCTCGACTGGCTTGAAAAGACCCTCGAACTGATCCGCGCCGGATATCGCAGCCTGGCGTTCGAACGCAGTGAGCAGGCCTTCTCGATTCAATTGCCCGATGACCAGCCGAGCCAGCGGCTGGTCATCGGTTTGCGCATGCCCAACGGTGCCAGTGAGCAGGCCGCGAGCGAATGGTTGCGCGGGGCGATCATTGCGTCGCAGCCGCACATCGCGCTGCTCAGTCGCCAGCGCATGAGTGGTTTGTCCCATCAGGCCATGAGTCGCAATGAACAAGTGGCCTACAGCGTCGGCGATGATACGCGGCTGTTTGTGGTGATGGCCGAAGGCCAATGGTTCGACGGGCAGTTGCCGTTGCTGATTGCCGCACCGGCTTCCAGGCTGGCCAGCAGTCCATGGCAAGTGGTGTTGTTTGTGGCCCAGGCGAGTGAAAGTGCTTGA
- a CDS encoding type VI secretion protein — protein MHARLFSLVLLLSLAGCSLFGPRVDLDNLTLDVAPRANDDTPIAVDFIAVNDADLLKQLSGITARQWFAEREQFQRDYRQLMTVWGLELVPGQFIDKQPFPLGGKRAAGLLVFASYNTPGAHRLRLDDQSNAWLKFDSREMTLVSDHPN, from the coding sequence TTGCACGCACGTTTATTTTCTTTGGTTCTATTACTGTCACTCGCCGGGTGTTCGTTGTTCGGGCCTCGCGTCGACCTCGATAACCTGACGCTGGACGTCGCGCCCCGCGCCAACGATGACACGCCGATCGCGGTGGACTTCATCGCGGTGAACGACGCGGACCTGCTCAAGCAGTTGTCGGGCATCACCGCCCGGCAGTGGTTCGCCGAACGCGAGCAGTTCCAGCGCGACTACCGACAGCTGATGACCGTCTGGGGGCTGGAGCTGGTGCCCGGTCAATTCATCGACAAACAACCCTTCCCGCTGGGGGGCAAGCGGGCGGCTGGACTTTTAGTCTTCGCCAGCTATAACACTCCCGGAGCACACCGGTTACGGCTGGACGATCAGAGCAACGCCTGGCTCAAGTTCGACAGTCGCGAGATGACGCTGGTCAGCGACCACCCGAACTGA
- the tssB gene encoding type VI secretion system contractile sheath small subunit, with amino-acid sequence MAESTQHKLDRVRPPRVQITYDVEIGNAIEKKELPLVVGILADLSGKPLEPLPKLNERRFTEIDRDNFNEVLASIGPRATLQVNNTLSGDDSKLNIELNFKHIDDFDPVKVVEQVTPLRRLFEARQRLRDLLTKLDGNDDLDKLLRDVIANTEGLQEIKSARPDTAAPAPAGDSEAPAEPQA; translated from the coding sequence ATGGCAGAAAGTACTCAGCACAAGCTAGACAGGGTTCGCCCACCCCGGGTGCAAATCACCTACGACGTCGAAATCGGCAACGCGATCGAGAAGAAAGAATTACCGTTGGTTGTCGGCATCCTGGCCGACCTTTCCGGCAAGCCTCTCGAGCCACTCCCGAAATTGAATGAACGGCGTTTCACCGAAATCGACCGCGACAACTTCAATGAAGTCCTCGCCTCGATCGGCCCGCGCGCCACCTTGCAGGTCAACAACACCCTCAGCGGCGACGACAGCAAACTCAACATCGAGCTCAACTTCAAACACATCGACGACTTCGATCCGGTCAAGGTGGTTGAGCAGGTCACTCCGCTGCGGCGCTTGTTCGAAGCGCGCCAGCGTCTGCGCGACCTGCTGACCAAGCTCGATGGCAACGATGATCTGGACAAGCTGTTGCGCGACGTCATCGCCAACACCGAGGGACTGCAAGAGATCAAGTCGGCCCGCCCGGACACCGCCGCTCCCGCCCCCGCTGGCGACAGCGAAGCACCGGCCGAACCGCAAGCCTGA
- the tssC gene encoding type VI secretion system contractile sheath large subunit → MPASSAAQSQASDSTAQTLSLLDEIIAKGRMAHDDSQQDYARDMLAEFATQVLDEGMAIDKDTVAMINDRISQIDELISAQLNEVLHHPDLQKLEASWRGLHLLVKNTETSSRLKLRLLNVTQKELQNDLEKAVEFDQSALFKKIYEEEYGTFGGHPFSLLVGDYTFGRHPQDIGLLEKLSNVAAAAHAPFIAAASPRLFDMNSFTELAVPRDLSKVFESQELIKWRSFRESEDSRYVSLVLPHFLLRLPYGPDTSPVEGINYVEDVNGSDHGKYLWGNAAWALSQRITEAFAKYGWCAAIRGAEGGGAVEGLPAHTFRTTSGDLSLKCPTEVAITDRREKELNDLGFIALCHKKNSDVAVFFGGQTTNKSKLYNTNEANANARISAMLPYVLAASRFAHYLKVIMRDKVGSFMTRDNVQTYLNNWIADYVLINDNAPQEIKAQYPLREARVDVTEVAGKPGAYKATVFLRPHFQLEELTASIRLVATLPPPVAA, encoded by the coding sequence ATGCCCGCCTCATCCGCCGCCCAGAGCCAAGCCAGCGACAGTACAGCCCAGACCTTGTCCCTGCTCGATGAAATCATCGCCAAAGGCCGCATGGCCCATGACGACAGCCAGCAGGATTACGCCCGCGACATGCTCGCGGAATTCGCCACCCAGGTACTCGACGAAGGCATGGCCATCGACAAGGACACCGTGGCGATGATCAACGACCGCATCAGCCAGATCGACGAGCTGATCAGCGCTCAGCTCAATGAAGTGTTGCACCACCCGGACCTGCAAAAACTCGAAGCGTCCTGGCGCGGCCTGCACCTGTTGGTGAAGAACACCGAGACCAGCTCCCGGCTGAAACTGCGGTTGCTCAACGTGACCCAGAAAGAGCTGCAGAACGATCTGGAAAAAGCCGTCGAGTTCGACCAGAGCGCACTGTTCAAGAAGATCTACGAAGAGGAATACGGCACCTTCGGCGGCCACCCGTTCAGCTTGCTGGTGGGTGACTACACCTTCGGCCGGCACCCGCAAGACATCGGCCTGCTGGAGAAACTCTCGAACGTCGCCGCAGCCGCTCACGCGCCGTTCATCGCCGCCGCCAGCCCTCGACTGTTCGACATGAACAGCTTTACCGAACTGGCCGTGCCGCGTGACCTGTCGAAAGTCTTCGAAAGCCAGGAACTGATCAAGTGGCGTTCGTTCCGCGAAAGTGAAGATTCGCGCTACGTGTCGCTGGTGCTGCCGCACTTCCTGCTGCGTCTGCCCTACGGCCCTGACACCTCACCGGTGGAAGGCATCAACTACGTCGAAGACGTCAACGGCAGCGACCACGGCAAATACCTGTGGGGCAATGCCGCGTGGGCCTTGTCGCAACGAATCACCGAAGCTTTCGCCAAGTACGGCTGGTGCGCAGCGATTCGCGGCGCCGAAGGCGGTGGTGCGGTGGAAGGGCTGCCGGCCCATACCTTCCGCACCACCTCGGGCGATCTGTCGCTCAAATGCCCGACCGAAGTGGCGATCACCGACCGTCGCGAGAAAGAGCTCAACGACCTCGGCTTCATCGCCCTGTGTCACAAGAAGAACAGCGACGTGGCGGTGTTCTTCGGTGGCCAGACCACCAACAAGTCCAAGCTCTACAACACCAATGAGGCGAACGCCAACGCGCGGATTTCGGCGATGCTGCCATACGTGCTCGCGGCCTCGCGTTTCGCGCACTACCTGAAGGTGATCATGCGCGACAAGGTCGGCAGTTTCATGACCCGCGACAATGTGCAGACCTACCTCAATAACTGGATCGCCGACTACGTGCTGATCAACGACAACGCGCCGCAAGAGATCAAGGCGCAGTACCCGTTGCGTGAAGCCCGGGTGGACGTGACCGAGGTCGCCGGCAAACCGGGCGCCTACAAGGCCACGGTGTTCCTGCGGCCGCACTTCCAGCTTGAGGAACTGACCGCGTCGATCCGACTGGTCGCGACCCTGCCGCCACCGGTAGCTGCCTGA
- a CDS encoding Hcp family type VI secretion system effector — MDAIILDLGGDIKGDSLLEGYKDKIEVMSYSHNVAMQVTNDVSNSERTSGKPHIGEFTLTKFVDSSTPSLNEYCCAGKPIPEAKITIGRNAAEGSGQLMPFIIYTLTNVVLSNVSVSGGTGGKPVETLSLNFTKIKWELTAQKDDGTKEGTAASTWDMAANKLVK; from the coding sequence ATGGATGCAATCATTCTCGACCTCGGCGGCGACATCAAAGGCGATAGCCTGCTCGAGGGTTACAAGGACAAGATCGAAGTCATGTCCTACAGCCACAACGTGGCGATGCAGGTGACCAACGACGTCAGCAACTCGGAGCGTACCTCCGGCAAGCCGCACATCGGCGAGTTCACCCTGACCAAATTCGTCGACAGCTCGACGCCATCCCTCAATGAGTATTGCTGCGCCGGCAAACCGATCCCGGAAGCTAAAATCACCATCGGCCGCAACGCCGCTGAAGGCAGCGGTCAGCTGATGCCATTCATCATCTACACCCTGACCAACGTCGTGCTGTCCAACGTCAGCGTCAGTGGCGGTACGGGCGGCAAACCGGTGGAAACCCTGTCGCTGAACTTCACCAAGATCAAGTGGGAACTCACCGCCCAGAAAGACGACGGCACCAAGGAAGGCACGGCCGCCTCGACCTGGGACATGGCCGCCAACAAGCTCGTCAAGTAA
- the tssE gene encoding type VI secretion system baseplate subunit TssE has protein sequence MAGTGMLPPLFERLAASEVDTVQVFDRQGLLDSVHTELLRLFNTRRGQRPLTSPPSILDYGIADWTALQQQRSDDRRQLAREVREAISHFEPRLRLGEVQVNPVPGHPQQLSIRLVGELRSGQQHWPVAFVIEKVSDGLEVRHERLD, from the coding sequence ATGGCAGGCACCGGCATGCTCCCACCGTTGTTCGAGCGCCTCGCCGCCAGCGAGGTCGACACTGTGCAGGTGTTCGATCGCCAGGGGCTGCTCGACTCGGTGCACACGGAGTTGCTGCGCCTGTTCAACACCCGACGTGGCCAACGTCCGCTGACCTCCCCGCCGAGCATTCTCGACTACGGCATCGCTGACTGGACTGCCTTGCAACAGCAGCGCAGCGATGACCGTCGTCAGTTGGCGCGGGAAGTGCGCGAGGCCATCAGCCATTTCGAACCGCGCCTGCGGCTGGGCGAGGTCCAGGTCAATCCGGTGCCCGGCCATCCGCAGCAACTGAGCATTCGGCTGGTGGGCGAGTTACGCAGCGGCCAGCAGCACTGGCCCGTGGCATTTGTCATCGAGAAGGTCAGCGATGGCCTTGAGGTGCGTCATGAGCGACTCGATTGA
- the tssF gene encoding type VI secretion system baseplate subunit TssF has translation MSDSIDPQLLDYYQRELTWLRHAGSIFAERYPKVAKRLELSPGECPDPHVERLLEGFALLAARLQRRLDDDYAEFSDALLEQLYPLAMRPLPSCAIVQFEPDPSKGNLAGGYPLPRDTPLFVTTTKGESIHFRTSAAVRLWPVEINEALLLGSDEAQALTGVVQARSALRLSLRCLGESQWSELAIKQLRVHLAASPVINACLYDLLGAHAVKVLAGPVGSVPKVLAGLPDIVGFASDEVLLPDEDGVHPGMRLLAEYFAFPDKFSFFDIPLAGATSDSQTLYLYIVFDRVPANRLHLQASDFALGCAPVINLFPRTSEPLRPDGTRSEYRLVADSHRENSVEIHSIRAMRASSSQGVQRVPAYYGSQHIGGEKQCYWHARRVSGMTPNRLGTDLMVSLVDTRLDPLSETTEYSLTAELLCTNRHLAQSLPAGTSLGFERPGPVAWARLRNPPSPQSLPRLDGESRWRLVSQLTLNHLSLVEGPQALEALKEILQLHNLRDEASALRQIEGLLGLGCERVIAHVGEDAWRGWRNGLEVQLQLDPQHFVGSSAVLFSAVLAQFFSLYATANRFVRTVLVQSDKEVKTWQPQAGMPLSL, from the coding sequence ATGAGCGACTCGATTGACCCGCAACTGCTCGATTACTATCAACGCGAACTGACTTGGCTGCGGCATGCCGGGAGCATTTTTGCCGAGCGTTATCCCAAGGTCGCCAAGCGCCTGGAATTGTCCCCCGGTGAATGCCCCGACCCGCATGTCGAACGACTGCTCGAAGGTTTCGCCTTGCTCGCGGCACGCTTGCAACGGCGGCTCGATGACGACTACGCCGAATTCAGCGATGCCTTGCTCGAACAACTTTACCCGCTGGCCATGCGGCCGTTGCCCTCCTGCGCGATCGTGCAGTTCGAGCCGGACCCGAGCAAAGGCAACCTGGCCGGTGGTTACCCGTTGCCAAGGGACACGCCGCTGTTCGTCACCACCACTAAAGGCGAAAGCATCCACTTTCGCACCAGCGCCGCGGTTCGCTTGTGGCCGGTGGAAATCAACGAAGCACTGCTGCTGGGCAGCGACGAAGCCCAGGCCCTGACCGGTGTGGTGCAAGCGCGCTCGGCCCTGCGCCTGAGCCTGCGCTGCCTCGGTGAAAGCCAGTGGTCGGAGCTGGCGATCAAACAGTTGCGCGTGCATCTGGCCGCCTCCCCGGTGATCAACGCCTGCCTGTATGACCTGCTCGGCGCCCACGCCGTGAAGGTGCTGGCCGGACCCGTCGGCAGCGTGCCAAAAGTGCTGGCGGGGCTGCCAGACATCGTCGGTTTTGCCAGCGACGAAGTGCTGTTACCGGACGAGGACGGCGTGCATCCGGGCATGCGCCTGCTTGCCGAATACTTTGCCTTCCCGGACAAATTCAGTTTCTTCGACATTCCGTTGGCCGGTGCCACCAGCGATAGCCAGACGCTGTACCTGTACATCGTCTTCGACCGCGTCCCGGCCAACCGTCTGCACCTTCAGGCCAGCGACTTCGCCTTGGGCTGTGCGCCGGTGATCAATCTGTTTCCACGAACCTCGGAGCCCCTGCGCCCGGACGGCACCCGCAGCGAGTACCGTCTGGTCGCCGACAGTCATCGGGAAAACAGCGTCGAGATCCACAGCATCCGGGCGATGCGCGCCAGTTCCAGTCAGGGTGTGCAGCGCGTTCCCGCCTATTACGGCAGCCAGCATATCGGCGGCGAAAAGCAATGCTACTGGCACGCGCGACGGGTCAGCGGCATGACCCCGAATCGTCTGGGCACCGACCTGATGGTGAGCCTGGTGGACACCCGGCTCGACCCATTGTCCGAGACCACCGAATACAGCCTCACCGCCGAACTGCTGTGTACCAACAGGCATCTGGCCCAGAGCCTGCCGGCCGGGACGTCACTGGGTTTCGAACGACCGGGGCCAGTGGCCTGGGCCCGCCTGCGCAACCCACCCAGCCCGCAAAGCCTGCCGCGACTGGATGGCGAATCCCGCTGGCGCTTGGTGTCGCAACTGACCCTCAATCATTTGTCGCTGGTCGAGGGGCCACAGGCGCTGGAGGCCCTCAAGGAAATCTTGCAGTTGCACAACCTGCGCGACGAAGCCAGCGCCTTGCGGCAGATTGAAGGCTTGCTCGGCCTTGGCTGCGAACGGGTGATCGCCCATGTCGGCGAAGATGCGTGGCGTGGCTGGCGCAATGGGCTGGAGGTTCAGCTGCAACTCGATCCGCAGCATTTCGTCGGCAGCAGCGCCGTGTTGTTTTCAGCAGTGCTGGCGCAATTCTTTTCACTCTATGCCACGGCCAACCGCTTCGTGCGCACGGTCCTGGTCCAGTCAGACAAGGAGGTCAAGACATGGCAACCCCAAGCCGGCATGCCGCTGTCCCTCTGA
- the tssG gene encoding type VI secretion system baseplate subunit TssG, producing the protein MATPSRHAAVPLSLSQKLRRDPQAFELLQALLLLEREHPQAESLGSGTAPQAEALRLRGPLTPLFSASEIESLTQEAGQQPALSTPVFGLGGPDGPLPYAYQEWLQQRARAKDHAPAEFLDLFQHRLLSLLYKVMRKHRIAVGFTAPGASPVQTQLRALTGLLPKALQERQAVPDSAVLACSALFADGRRSLAGFAAIVREHFELPVELSAYEGAWREIPPASRSRLQPGGRNLQLGRSAVAGIRVWDEHAGIRLTLGPLTSAQAARFLPDGESHPALASLCALYFGPDLDCTLVLLVRGASAMKLGRQAPPLLSWNGGLQRQTSLAVQQIETRLRQLEIT; encoded by the coding sequence ATGGCAACCCCAAGCCGGCATGCCGCTGTCCCTCTGAGCCTGAGCCAAAAGCTGCGGCGCGACCCGCAGGCGTTCGAGTTGTTGCAGGCCTTGCTGCTGCTGGAGCGCGAACACCCACAAGCCGAATCCCTGGGCAGCGGCACCGCGCCTCAAGCTGAAGCCCTGCGCCTGCGCGGGCCTTTAACGCCGCTTTTTTCCGCCAGCGAGATCGAAAGCCTGACCCAGGAAGCGGGCCAGCAACCGGCGCTGAGTACTCCGGTGTTTGGCCTCGGCGGGCCCGACGGTCCCCTGCCCTACGCCTATCAGGAATGGCTGCAGCAACGGGCCCGCGCCAAGGACCATGCACCGGCCGAGTTCCTCGACCTGTTCCAGCATCGCTTGCTCAGCCTGCTGTACAAGGTGATGCGCAAACACCGGATTGCCGTTGGCTTCACGGCCCCCGGCGCGTCCCCGGTGCAGACGCAACTGCGGGCGCTGACCGGGTTGTTGCCCAAAGCCTTGCAGGAACGTCAGGCCGTTCCCGATTCCGCCGTACTGGCGTGCAGCGCGCTGTTTGCCGACGGTCGTCGTTCCCTGGCCGGCTTCGCCGCGATCGTGCGTGAGCACTTCGAACTGCCAGTAGAACTCAGCGCCTATGAAGGTGCCTGGCGGGAAATCCCACCGGCCAGTCGCAGTCGACTGCAACCGGGCGGGCGCAACCTGCAACTGGGTCGTAGCGCGGTGGCCGGCATTCGGGTCTGGGATGAACACGCCGGCATCCGCCTGACCCTCGGCCCGCTGACCTCGGCGCAGGCGGCGCGATTTCTGCCGGACGGCGAATCCCATCCAGCACTGGCCAGCCTCTGCGCGCTGTATTTCGGCCCCGATCTGGATTGCACCCTGGTGCTGTTGGTGCGCGGTGCCAGTGCGATGAAACTCGGTCGCCAGGCCCCACCCTTGCTCAGTTGGAACGGCGGCCTGCAACGCCAGACCAGCCTCGCCGTGCAACAGATCGAAACCCGCCTTCGTCAGCTGGAGATCACCTGA